In Populus alba chromosome 1, ASM523922v2, whole genome shotgun sequence, a single window of DNA contains:
- the LOC118055307 gene encoding phytyl ester synthase 2, chloroplastic-like — translation MSTVTTVGSFFPPVRCCAPPSTSPLSNGRLKLNHVSNTARRLAVSTEQAISSETTTERNETTMRNHVSNGRLKESEEGEGMKEKQKNPYALELVKTEMELRSSRKSLEDYFEDSKNFIAKSDGGGGGPPRWFSPLECGSRLDNSPLLLFLPGIDGIGLGLSKQHSTLGKIFDIWCLHIPVKDRTSFLGLVKLIERTVRSESYCFPNRPIYLAGESLGACLALAVAARNPDVDLVLVLANPATSFEKSQLQPLIPLLEVLPFQHQLTIPYMLSSMTGDSLRMAMDNAVKGFPLEQTIGGLSQDLVAMSSYLNALANILPTETLLWKLQMLKTASAYANSRLHAVKSQTLVLSSGRDQLLPSEEEGQRLYVALPKCEIRKFNDSGHFLFLEHDVDLANIIKGASCYRRGKYLDYISDYIPPTPPEFKKLYDSNRLFMLATSPVMLSYFQDGKIVRGLAGVPSEGPVLYVGYHMLMGFEVIPLISNFLLERNILIRGITHPMLYVKLKKEGMMPPLQQFDVVRTMGAVPASGSNFYKLMSSKAHALLYPGGMREAYHRKGEEYKLFWPEKSEFVRMASRFGAKIVPFGVVGEDDFGEVVFDYDDQMKIPFLRDYIKGLSEEFVSLRTGADGEVGQQDPHHVGIVPKFPGRFYYYFGKPIETEGRRQELRDREKAHELYLHVKSEVENCIAFLKEKRESDPYRNILARLAYQASHGFDAEVPTFEI, via the exons ATGTCAACCGTCACCACCGTAGGTAGTTTTTTCCCGCCAGTCCGTTGCTGTGCACCGCCGTCCACATCGCCTTTGTCAAACGGTAGATTGAAACTGAACCACGTATCAAATACGGCTCGTCGTTTGGCTGTTTCAACAGAGCAAGCGATATCAAGTGAAACGACAACCGAGAGAAATGAAACGACGATGAGGAATCATGTAAGCAATGGAAGGTTGAAGGAGAgtgaagaaggagaaggaatgAAAGAGAAGCAAAAGAATCCGTATGCACTGGAGTTAGTGAAAACGGAGATGGAGTTGAGAAGTAGTAGAAAAAGCCTGGAGGATTATTTTGAGGATTCGAAGAATTTTATTGCTAAATCagacggtggtggtggtggtccgCCACGGTGGTTCTCTCCGTTGGAATGTGGATCCCGGTTGGATaactctcctcttcttctttttttgcctG GGATTGATGGTATTGGACTAGGACTTAGCAAGCAGCACAGTACTCTGGGGAA GATTTTCGACATATGGTGCTTGCATATTCCAGTTAAGGACAGAACATCCTTTCTAG GCCTCGTGAAGCTTATTGAAAGGACAGTAAGATCGGAGAGTTACTGTTTTCCTAATAGACCTATATATCTTGCTGGAGAATCTCTTGGAGCATGTCTTGCCCTGGCTGTCGCAGCTCGTAACCCTGATGTTGATCTTGTACTTGTTTTGGCTAATCCAG CAACGTCTTTTGAGAAGTCACAGCTGCAGCCTCTAATACCCTTATTGGAAGTCTTACCCTTCCAGCACCAGCTTACCATTCCTTATATGTTGAGCTCGATGACAG GTGATTCTTTGAGGATGGCCATGGATAATGCAGTGAAGGGATTTCCTCTAGAACAAACAATTGGAGGATTATCACAAGATTTGGTTGCAATGTCATCTTACCTCAAC GCTCTGGCTAATATATTACCTACAGAAACCCTTCTTTGGAAGCTACAAATGCTTAAAACAGCTTCGGCATATGCCAATTCACGCCTCCATGCTGTGAAATCTCAAACACTTGTCCTTTCTAG TGGAAGAGATCAGCTTCTTCCAAGTGAAGAAGAAGGTCAAAGGCTTTATGTTGCACTCCCAAAATGTGAGATTCGCAAGTTTAACGACAGTGGTCATTTCCTCTTCTTG GAACATGATGTTGATTTGGCAAATATCATCAAGGGAGCTAGCTGCTATCGTCGTGGAAAGTATCTTGACTACATATCAGATTACATACCACCAACCCCTCctgaattcaaaaaattatatgattcgAACAG ATTGTTTATGCTGGCCACAAGTCCTGTGATGCTCTCATATTTTCAAGATGGGAAGATTGTGAGGGGCCTTGCTGGAGTTCCTTCAGAAGGACCAGTATTGTATGTTGGTTATCACATGCTAATGGGATTTGAAGTGATCCCATTGATATCCAactttttgttggaaagaaatATTCTTATAAGAGGGATAACACATCCAATGCTGTAcgtgaaattgaagaaagagGGGATGATGCCTCCATTGCAACAATTCGATGTGGTCAGAACTATGGGTGCAGTTCCTGCTTCAGGAAGCAATTTCTACAAACTTATGTCTTCAAAGGCTCATGCACTATTATACCCAGGAGGAATGAGGGAGGCCTATCATCGGAAG GGTGAAGAATACAAGTTGTTCTGGCCAGAAAAGTCAGAGTTTGTCAGAATGGCATCTAGGTTTGGAGCCAAAATTGTGCCATTTGGTGTTGTTGGAGAGGATGATTTTGGAGAA GTGGTATTTGATTATGATGATCAAATGAAGATTCCTTTCCTTAGGGATTACATAAAAGGATTATCAGAAGAGTTTGTGAGTTTGAG GACTGGAGCAGATGGTGAGGTGGGACAACAAGATCCGCACCATGTAGGAATTGTACCAAAATTCCCAGGCAGGTTCTATTACTATTTTGGGAAACCAATTGAAACAGAAG GGAGGAGGCAGGAATTAAGAGACCGGGAAAAAGCTCATGAATTATACTTACATGTCAAATCTGAGGTGGAAAACTGCATTGCTTTTCTGaaggagaaaagagaaagtgatcCTTACAGGAATATATTGGCCCGGTTGGCTTACCAGGCCTCTCATGGCTTTGATGCTGAAGTTCCAACATTTGAAATTTGA
- the LOC118055309 gene encoding uncharacterized protein, with amino-acid sequence MIRRRLLSSLLSSIPLSTPKTTSISTFTAIQTFKDSNFSNGASGFMGFRAYSLLSLNDLRDNVPRKQKTRKGRGIGSGKGKTAGRGHKGQKARGTMKFGFEGGQTPMRRRLPKRGFKNPFSLTFQPVGLGKIAKLINAGKIDSHELITMKTLKDTGAIGKQIKDGVRLMGRGAEKIQWPIHLEVSRVTVRAKEAVEAAGGSVRRVHYNQLGFRALLKPEWFEKKGRLLPKAARPPPKLKDKVDSIGRLPAPTKPIPFYTEEKEAASAPT; translated from the exons atgataaggagaAGATTACTCTCATCATTGCTCTCATCAATCCCACTCTCAACTCCCAAAACCACCTCAATTTCCACTTTCACTGCAATTCAAACTTTCAAAGACTCAAACTTTTCAAATGGGGCTTCTGGATTTATGGGTTTTAGGGCTTATAGTTTGTTAAGTTTGAATGATTTGAGGGACAATGTGCCAAGGAAGCAGAAGACAAGAAAGGGTCGTGGTATTGGGTCTGGTAAAGGAAAGACGGCAGGGAGAGGTCATAAAGGACAGAAAGCTAGAGGGACTATGAAGTTTGGTTTCGAAGGTGGACAGACTCCAATGCGAAGGCGTTTGCCCAAAAGGGGGTTTAAGAACCCCTTTAGTCTCACTTTTCAG CCAGTAGGTTTGGGAAAGATTGCAAAACTTATCAATGCAGGGAAGATAGATTCCCATGAATTAATCACAATGAAAACCCTCAAG GATACTGGGGCCATTGGGAAGCAGATAAAAGATGGAGTAAGACTGATGGGACGTGGTGCGGAGAAGATCCAATGGCCTATTCATCTAGag GTGTCAAGAGTTACCGTCAGGGCAAAGGAAGCAGTTGAAGCTGCTGGTGGATCCGTCAGACGAGTGCATTACAATCAGTTGGGTTTCCGGGCCTTGCTTAAGCCTGAGTGGTTTGAAAAGAAGGGCAGGTTGTTGCCAAAGGCTGCCAGGCCTCCACCAAAGCTGAAAGATAAAGTTGATAGCATAGGCCGCTTGCCTGCCCCGACCAAACCTATTCCTTTTTACACTGAAGAAAAGGAGGCAGCCTCTGCTCCTACCTAG